The segment CCGGAGGAGACCGCTTCCGCCGCACGCTTGCGAAGGGCCCGGCTGGTCCTCAATCCGAACAGCATCACGGAGGTCCCCATGACCATATAGAGAAAAGCAAGGTAGGTGTGTCCCTTCAGTTCGAGCGGAGAGCGGACGGTCTTGACGACCAGATAGAAGCGATAACTCCAGATCACCAACAAGATGAAACCCGAACGGATCAGAGAGAGCGCCGCGCGGGGGGTCATCTCTTTTTTTCGAAGGCCGACGCGAAGAATCGAGGAGGCGACCCAAACAGAGAGGAGGGTCATCAACAGGTGCGGGGCGAAAAAGGGGTCTTCAGAACGAGACCCGAAGAGGATATAGAGCCGGCCGACCCCCGCAGCCAGGTAGATGAGGCCCGATATGGTTAAGAACCGATGAGCGCGTTTCGACATTGCATCCTTCCCCTCGTTGGCCCGCCATGATAACATGCCCTTTTTACGTAGGCAAGCGCTTCTCGACCCTGCGGTGGGGGTTGATCGCTCTTGAAAACAGATCCTCTAAAACAGGACCTTAGAAGCGCCTCTTCTTGTTTCGCCCCTCCTCCCTATGTTACAATTACAACGATTAGATGAAACCTCATTCCCAAAGACCGCGCTCCGCTCTGTTCGCCTATGTTCCCAACGGATACTGATTTTGACCCGGCCGGATGGACTCTGTTAAGATGGATGTAAGACCTGCGACTGCGGAAAAGCGCTCGGAGAAGCCTTTACCTCCATCCGCCACACGGCCCTTGATGGTGATGACATATAACATCCATCACGGAAGGGGACGAGACGGCAGGGTCAATCTGAAGCGAATTTGTGATGTCATTCAGCAGGGGTCGCCCGATTTAGTCGCCCTTCAAGAGGTCGATCGCGGGTTGACCCGAAGCAAGCGGATCGACCAGGGACATGAGCTGGCCGCCCTGCTCGAGATGCATCATGTTGCCGGACACAACTGGTTTCTCGGTGAGGGAGCCTATGGAAATGCGTTCCTCTCCCGTTGGCCGGTGACCGTCGTCGGCAACCTCAATCTGAGCGTTCCGGGGCGCGAGCCGAGGGGCTGTCTCCTCACGGAGGTCCACCTGGGATCCTCTCTCCTGCTGATTGCATCGGTGCACCTGGGCCTGGGGATGGCGGAGAGAAAGCGGCAATCGTTGACGATTTTGGATCAGCTTCGGACACTTTATACCGCCGCGCCGATTCTCATCATGG is part of the Candidatus Manganitrophaceae bacterium genome and harbors:
- a CDS encoding endonuclease/exonuclease/phosphatase family protein, whose translation is MTYNIHHGRGRDGRVNLKRICDVIQQGSPDLVALQEVDRGLTRSKRIDQGHELAALLEMHHVAGHNWFLGEGAYGNAFLSRWPVTVVGNLNLSVPGREPRGCLLTEVHLGSSLLLIASVHLGLGMAERKRQSLTILDQLRTLYTAAPILIMGDFNAISSSSVSRRFRTAYTDAFQEAGVGRRSTYRKGGIPLRLDYIYTSNHLLPLKAFVLRTELASIASDHFPLIAHFLLKDKDERSKNHHSGEELLSRCTGRSD